CAGAGCGAAGGCCGGATAGAAATCGGGAAGCCTCCTTTTCAGGGGAGACTTTCGAATGTAGATAAAAATTGTCGGAAGTTTGAAAGTTATAGAGAAGTTTGTTTTGGAAGTGCGGGATTAGAGGAATGGGAGTAACCTCTTAGTCCTCTTCTTCCTCATCAGCTTCCGCATCGTCATCAGAGTCGTCGTCGAAATCATCATCATCGTCGTCGTCCTCTTCTTCTTCCTCTGCTTCATCACCAAATTCATTCTCGAAACCGTCTTCGAGTTCTGGTTTACGAGCTTCTTCTTCAGGGATAAAATCTTCTTCGATATCTTCTTCTGCATGAGGAGCAAAGGATGCTCCGGCAGTGGAAGTAACTCCAGCCAATTTGTCTTTTTCTGCTTGGAGAATGGCTTTTTCTTCAGAGGAAAGGTATTTCCACTGAACCATATTATTTGTAAGTGCGTATAATGCTTGTACCGTCAATTTACGGTTTTTTAATTTTTTAGGGAGAGTGATTTTATCAATTTTGTCGATCGTACTGAAACCAGCCACGCAAGTTTCGTATTTTTTTTCCCGGCAAAGTTCTATTAAGGATACGATATCGAAGTCTTCTTTATGCGATTGGCTCATTTTCTTAGATTCCCTGATGGAAGAGAGTGGAATGTTAGACCAGGTTGAGGGGCAGGGGTCAGATGTCAAGGTAAAGTTCGAAAACGGGCTTTACAGACGTTCTCGTAGTCCAAACCATGGGGAAGGACCGTCCAATAAATGGGATTTATGAAAGCCTCCCTCATCTTAACTGTTAGTTTATGTCTCATTAGCTGCGCCCCGGCGAAAACCTCCCACTTTGGAGAGGAGTCTTGGGTAGGACTTACCGCAAGCGGTGCCGAAATTTCTTTCTCCCGATTGGAAAAAGAGGAAATTGCACTCAATGTTTACTCTCCCGATTGTGTTCCTTGTTGGAAAGAGATACCGGCACTCAATCTCCTGTACGCTGAAATCGAAACTCGGTTTCCTTCGAAAGCCTTATACATGGTTGTAGATCCCTACCAAATTGTTCCAGACATTACCGATGAGCGCCCGTTTGGTGAAGTATACAAGTTGGCAAAAGAGCGGATGGAAAACGAAGTCAAAAACAGAAAGATCCAAGTTCCCATCGTGTTTATGAAACCACCTTTTCGAGTGAAAGAGGGGGGGCTCATTACAGGAACACCGGAGACTATGCTTTTTGTCACAAAACCTATGCGTTTGTATTATAATTTTTTGGGATCGATTTCGGAACAAACATCGGTAGATGCCATTCGCAAAGAAGCTAAGTTCAATTTCTTTAGATACCAATTTGGAATGGAATCATTATGAGAGCAGTATTCATAAGATTTATCGATTGTGAAGGCCCGGGGATATTAGAACCTTTACTACGCGAAGCGGGATACCGGATCAGTTATCAAAATGCATACGATCGACGTATCCATTTGATGCCAGAAATTCATTTGAATTTTGATTTGATTGTTATGTTAGGTGGTCCTCAGTCCGTAGCAGATCCAGCAGAACAAGAATTTTTTAAGCCATATTATGATATCGTAAACAATGTGGTTGCTTTACCAAACAAAAAACTGATTGGAATTTGTTTAGGTTCGCAAATTATTGCGAAGGCGTTAGGTGCGAATGTTCGTCCTGGAACAAAAGGTCCAGAGACAGGATTTTCTGAACTTCATGTTCTAAAACCAGAACATCCTATCTTCAAAGGAATAGAGAAAGAATCCGTTTTGGCATTCCACCTTCATGAAGATATCTTTGATATTCCAGTAGGTGCAGAGCATTTACTCGCAAGCGATTTTTATGCTAACCAAATGTTCTCTTACAAAAACAAAGTTTTTGCTTTTCAAACTCATTTGGAACCAACTTTAGATATGCTCCATGTTTGGCAGTCGGTTCACAAAGAGTTTATTACAAAAGGGACTGGTGATTTTTCTGAGATTGCCACCAAACAAAAAGTAATGGCCGAAAGCGCCAATACGATATTTCGAAATATTATAAAATTATAACGGACTCGGTATGTTTCAAAAAATATTAACAATTTTATTCGGCAGTAAGTATGAAAGGGATTTGAAAAGACTAAATCCCATTGTGGAAGCTATTAATTCTTTTGAGTCGTCAATCAAAGCGATGGATGATGAGACCTTGTCTCTACAAACTACAAAGTTTAAAGATAGGTTAGCCGCCGGAGAAACGTTAGATGATGTTTTACCAGAGGCATTTGCCACAGTCCGTGAAGTTGCCTACAGAACTTTGGGGATGAGGCATTTTGATGTGCAGATGATGGGTGGTATTTCGTTACATTGGGGAAATATTTCTGAGATGAAAACGGGTGAAGGAAAAACATTAACATCTACCTTGCCAATTTATCTAAATTCCCTTTCTGGTGAAGGTGTTCATGTTGTAACAGTAAACGACTATTTGGCGAAGCGGGATGCGAATTGGATGCGTCCTGTATATGAATTTTTAAAAGTTTCGGTAGGCGTGATCCAACATGACATGGACTACGAAGAGAGAAAAGTAGCCTACAATTCAGACATCACTTATGGAACCAATAACGAATTTGGTTTCGATTATTTGCGTGATAACATGGTGAGTTATAAAGAACACCGTGTGCAAAGGCAACATAACTATGCTATCGTAGATGAGGTGGATTCCATTTTGGTGGATGAAGCAAGGACACCTCTTATCATTTCCGGCCCTGCGGAAGAGTCTACGGACAAATACCTCAAAGTAAATAAAATTATCCCAAAACTCATTGAAGGCGAAGATTTTGAAATTGATGAAAAAGCAAAAAATGTAATTTTATCGGAAGCTGGTGTTCATCACGTAGAAGAATTGTTAGGTGTTGAAAATCTATATCAGGCTGAAAACATTGAGCTCGTTCATCACGTGCAACAAGCATTAAAAGCTCACAAGATATTTTATAGAGATAAAGATTATGTAGTTCAAGATGGTGAAGTGATCATCGTGGATGAGTTTACCGGCCGTTTAATGAAGGGTCGAAGGTATTCTGATGGATTACACCAGTCCTTAGAAGCAAAAGAGGGTGTGGCTATTGCTCGTGAATCCCAGACATTAGCATCAATCACTTTCCAAAACTACTTCCGGATCTATAAAAAATTGGCCGGTATGACGGGAACTGCGGATACGGAAGCAGAAGAATTTAAAAAAATCTATAGTTTGGATGTGATTGTCATCCCTTCTAATTTAAAGATTCAACGCCAAGATATGCCTGACCGTGTTTATAAAACGGAACGTGAAAAATTTGATGCAGTTGTAAAAGACATCCAAGAAAAAGTTTCTAGAAAGCAACCTGTGTTAGTGGGAACAATTTCCATTGAAAAATCAGAAGTCCTTTCTAAACTTCTAGTTTCTCATGGCATCACCCATAACGTGTTAAACGCAAAACAACATGAACGTGAATCCGAAATTGTAGCCAATGCTGGTCGCCCCGGTGCCATTACCATTGCTACGAACATGGCAGGTCGAGGAACGGACATTGTACTTGGTGGGGCACCGAAATACAAAGAAGACTTGGAAAAGTTGGATGAACTTTGCGATTCTTTGGGAATTAAAGCTAAAGCAGAATTAGAAGTTGTTTATAGTTTTCGGGAACATTTGATCAAACAAAAATTCGAAGAAGCCGAATCCAAAATATCGGAAATCCGTAACGAAAACATCAAAAAAGAATGTAATAAAATTCTATCGGAAGCGAAGAAATGGAAAGTAGATCATGACTTTGTGATCGGTGCTGGTGGTTTACATATCATTGGTTCGGAGAGGCATGAATCCCGCCGTATCGATAACCAACTTCGTGGACGTTCCGGTAGACAAGGGGATCCTGGATCTTCTAGATTTTATTTGTCTCTACAAGATGATTTAATGCGAATTTTTGGTTCGGATCGAATTGCTCGTATTATGGATACTCTGAAGATGCCAGAAGGTCAAGAGTTGGAACATAGTATGGTGTCCAATGCGATTGCTCGTGCACAAAAACGAGTTGAGGGCCATAACTTTGACATCAGAAAGCACTTGTTAGAGTATGATGATGTTATGAACCGCCAAAGGATATATATATATGGTATCCGCAATGAACTTTTAGACAAAGGGAATATGTCGAGAACCATTGTTGATTTCTTTGATGAAGTAGTTGAGAACCAAGTTATTTTATATTGCGAAGGCAATAACGTAGATGCTTGGGAAGCCGACTCTCTTAATGAGTGGATTCAAAGTTTGGGAATTACTGAAACGATTGATCCAAAACAATTCAAAAAAGAATCGAATCCACAACTCAAAATATTCGAAGTTGTATCCAAATTAGTAAAAGAATTGTATGAGTTTAAAGTTTCTTCCATAGGTGAAGATGTTTGGCGATCGATCGAAAGAAATGTGTTTTTAGATATTTTAGATCATAGATGGAAAGAACATCTTTATGCAATGGACCATTTAAAAGAAGGAATTTGGACTGTTGGTTACGGTGAAAAAAATCCTTTGATTGAATACAAACTCCAAGGTTTTAAGATGTTTGACCAATTGGTTGAAAACCTTAAGAACGAAGTAGTTTCCTTCCTATTAAAAATTGAGGTAACCGAATCGGATCGCAACCAAGATGAATCCTCACCGAAAGAATACAAAAAGATTGGTGAGGAACAAAGGGCAGAAGTGGATATGTTTGGAAATGAAATCAAATCCAATAAGTCAAAACCTCAAGTATCTTCCACAACAAGTTCCGGTGGTGGATCCGAGAGAAAATCTAGCCGTCGAAAGAAATAGAAAGTAATCACTTTCATTAAAAGAAACAAGATAACCAACTCTAACAATGAGTGTTCTACTCGTCTGTGAGAGTTGGGTTTCGCACTTTGAATAATAGCTACTAATATGTCGGTTTTGGGTGTTCCCAATTCTATTGGGATATAAATCATTCACTCTACGGATTTAGCAACCACTCCATCAATGTCGGATCCGTTATTGTAGGAATGAGGATATACATATCCTGATCCAGTGTTTGGATTTGTAATTGCAGATGCAGAAGTCATTTTGATGAATTTAAATCCTGAAGTTTTGATATTAGTAAGTGCTGTGTTATCGCAAGATGCATTTGTGATTAAATCATCAATGTTGAAACCGTCACCACCACCTAACAAAAAACCATTTCCTTTTGATGTAAAGAGTTGCTCTAGTGACAACGGATTAGAACTCATGTTGTAGAGAACCGGCCTAAGTCCCGCAAATCCTGGCCAAGAGGAAATTTTGTTACTATCCGCTGCCGAGGGGTTGAACCCACTGAGATCGAATCCACAGTAAATGGTTCCATCGTATGATACTTGCACTACCATTGGATCAAAGGCATAACGGTCGCTACTTTCTGTGACTCGGAAAGGATTTTCATAAACGATAAAGTCAAGTCCCGTTACATTTTTTACAGTTTTTCCTCCCCAGGATAAAATTAGAGTAGCACCTGCCCCTGTTAGGTTCAAAGCATAAACATCCAAAGATCCAGAAAGTTCTCCGCCACCGCAAATACCATTAACGGCTTTGGAGGAATCATTGAATCCACTCACATTCGAATTCGCAGAAACTATTGTAACGGCAATGGGTATTCCTGACGGTAAGTTTCCAGAGGGACAATTTGTCTTTGTGTTATTTGCAATTTCCGATGCGACTAAGAGTGCTAATAATTCATTTTGGGAAGTTTTTGGCTCGGGGGAACATGTAAATAAGAAGGTAACTAGAAATAAAATTACCAGGGTTCTGTATGTATTGTAAAAAAGGATTTTCATGTAGTACTCCGTTTGGCTCCAAAATGAATCAGAGCCAAAGTTGATAACTGTTACCAGTTTGTTGGGTTTGACGAAACAAAGAGAGCTTTACTCCAGCCGAAGCCACCACAGCCCGTTCTTGTTGGATCAGCAGAACTATAGGTGGATAGGTTTACATTTTCTGCTTCTGCAAGTGTTGCAAAGTTTGGAAAAACTGTGCAGTAATAAAAACATTTACTCGCCGAGTTTTCGCAACCGACTGTCTTCGGCTCAGTCCATATAACTTTAGTATATTTGTTTGGGCTCCATGCATCAGTTGGAAGGTATTGATAGATAAAAGTTCTATTAACTGTATCAACAGCAATGATTCTTAAATAACTATTTCCAGATGCCCAAATACCAAATCCAGATGGATCTTGTACTATGGAAACATTTGAGGTGAAGCTGGTACAAGAACCCCCGCTACAAAATCCACCTTTCCAATATCCCCTAATCTCTGCTAAAGAATCTATCACACTAGATTTACCTTGTTGTTGGCCAATAATTAAACCAGTGAATAAATTGTTGTTTGCTTCAGACTCATTTACTTTACCTGCTTCAGCGCATGCAGTAAAAAATGTAATTGCTAGAATAGCAATTGTTAGTTGGAATGTTGGTTTCATTTAGATTCTCCTAAATTTTTGTTTGAATTTAGGGGAACACGAACGGGAAATAGGTTTATCTTCATCAGAAGACGAAGAATCTTAAAATCTATAGATAGAAATGTAAGTAGTGTTTTTTCCATACGGGCGCCCCGAGTTTACCTTCGGGGCCCCTTTACATCGTCTGTTGAAACAGTGTAGATGTAAGTGTGCAAAGTTCCCAATCCACGAGAAAACATTGCGGGGAAGATCTGGCTTATCACCTAACGTAGTTTAATTTACATTTGGTGCATCACAGTTGCGGGTCAGCACAGGACTTTCACCTGTTTCCTCCCTGAAGGTAATGTCAGAGTTCCTACCTCGATATTTTTTGTCAATGAATTTAGTTTGCCTTTGTTTTATCTGATAAAGATTTAAGGAAACTTGTAACCAAATCAATTTCTGAATCAATCATTGTGCGGTTCAGTTTGTAGTAGTTCATTCGTCGCACTGCCTCTTTAAGTGTGGGAACGCTACCATCATGAAAGTAGGGTGGAGTCAGTGCTACATTTCGAAGAGGTGGAACTTTAAAAAAGAAGTTGTCTTCTGCGTTTCCAGTAAACTCCGATCTTCCTAAATCGTTTGGATTATACTGATAAACAGTATCTAATTGTGAAAATTGAGATCCACCTAGTAAATTTTGATTGTGACAGCGGTTACATCCAACATCTAAAAAAATTTTTAATCCATCTAGCTCAGCTTTATTGAGTGCTTGTACATTGAATTCAATAAAATCATCGAATTTAGATTTTGATATTAAAGATCTTTCAAATGCTGCTAATGTTAGGCGAATTGAATGGATGCTAGGACTCGGAGATTCTGGAAAGGCATTCGCAAAGAAGGATGTATAACTGGAATCATTTTGAATTCGAGATAATAGTTCGGCCTCTGATGGTAACGACATTTCAAGTGGATTGATAAATGGATCAATTGCTTGGTTATACAATGTGTCCCTTCTACCATCCCAAAAAATAATTGGCAAAAAACCAACGTTAAGGATGGTCGGAGTGTTTCTTTTTCCAATTTGTCCAAATGTCCCACGTGAAGTCGATTGCCGATCCATACCTGCTGCAGTTCCATCGATCGGATGGCAGGTGATGCAAGATTGAACATGGTTTGAAGAAAGTTTATTATCCCTAAATAGTTTATTACCTAATGCAAGTTTTGCGGCTGTGTCTCTTTCTGAGCCGGGAACCGAATCAGGTAATATACCAATTTTTTCTCTAGCTAATGTCTGTAATTCTGCAGCATAAATATAGTCTGAGGCAAAATTTAATACAATTAAGTTGCGAATAAATTTATCCGGTTTTTGTTCTATTTGATAGAAGTTACAGTTAATAAATATTAGGTGAAGAATTGAAAATATGAGTAAATTGAATTTTAATTGATTCGAAAAAAGCAGAGCCGTAAAGGACATAGGGACCAAACAAGGAATTGATCTCTAATCCATCAATCCATTTTTTAGGTTCGGTTTTTAGTATATCGGATTTTTTGTAAAAGGTTTTATTACCTTTCACCTCCGATTTATATTTTCTAATGCGTGCGAAAGGAATTTGTCACTGTAGCAATGGTTCCTGCAATTTCTCCGATCTTTTGACTGACTTGGTTTAAGTCTTCCGAATTGTTTGCAAGTTCTTGAGCACTGCCAGAAAGAGTATTGATTGTATTCACCATATCTTCTGAAGCTTTTTTCTGTTCTCTACTTGAAAACTCGATGGTTTCGGCCATTTCTTGTAATCCATTTAGTTCGGTGGTGACATTGAGTAAACTATTCGTTTGTGTTGTCATCTCTTCTTTTAAATGGTTTACACCAACCTGCATTCTGTTAGATTGTTCTACTATTTCA
Above is a window of Leptospira wolbachii serovar Codice str. CDC DNA encoding:
- a CDS encoding LIC_13355 family lipoprotein gives rise to the protein MKILFYNTYRTLVILFLVTFLFTCSPEPKTSQNELLALLVASEIANNTKTNCPSGNLPSGIPIAVTIVSANSNVSGFNDSSKAVNGICGGGELSGSLDVYALNLTGAGATLILSWGGKTVKNVTGLDFIVYENPFRVTESSDRYAFDPMVVQVSYDGTIYCGFDLSGFNPSAADSNKISSWPGFAGLRPVLYNMSSNPLSLEQLFTSKGNGFLLGGGDGFNIDDLITNASCDNTALTNIKTSGFKFIKMTSASAITNPNTGSGYVYPHSYNNGSDIDGVVAKSVE
- a CDS encoding type 1 glutamine amidotransferase; the encoded protein is MRAVFIRFIDCEGPGILEPLLREAGYRISYQNAYDRRIHLMPEIHLNFDLIVMLGGPQSVADPAEQEFFKPYYDIVNNVVALPNKKLIGICLGSQIIAKALGANVRPGTKGPETGFSELHVLKPEHPIFKGIEKESVLAFHLHEDIFDIPVGAEHLLASDFYANQMFSYKNKVFAFQTHLEPTLDMLHVWQSVHKEFITKGTGDFSEIATKQKVMAESANTIFRNIIKL
- the secA gene encoding preprotein translocase subunit SecA — encoded protein: MFQKILTILFGSKYERDLKRLNPIVEAINSFESSIKAMDDETLSLQTTKFKDRLAAGETLDDVLPEAFATVREVAYRTLGMRHFDVQMMGGISLHWGNISEMKTGEGKTLTSTLPIYLNSLSGEGVHVVTVNDYLAKRDANWMRPVYEFLKVSVGVIQHDMDYEERKVAYNSDITYGTNNEFGFDYLRDNMVSYKEHRVQRQHNYAIVDEVDSILVDEARTPLIISGPAEESTDKYLKVNKIIPKLIEGEDFEIDEKAKNVILSEAGVHHVEELLGVENLYQAENIELVHHVQQALKAHKIFYRDKDYVVQDGEVIIVDEFTGRLMKGRRYSDGLHQSLEAKEGVAIARESQTLASITFQNYFRIYKKLAGMTGTADTEAEEFKKIYSLDVIVIPSNLKIQRQDMPDRVYKTEREKFDAVVKDIQEKVSRKQPVLVGTISIEKSEVLSKLLVSHGITHNVLNAKQHERESEIVANAGRPGAITIATNMAGRGTDIVLGGAPKYKEDLEKLDELCDSLGIKAKAELEVVYSFREHLIKQKFEEAESKISEIRNENIKKECNKILSEAKKWKVDHDFVIGAGGLHIIGSERHESRRIDNQLRGRSGRQGDPGSSRFYLSLQDDLMRIFGSDRIARIMDTLKMPEGQELEHSMVSNAIARAQKRVEGHNFDIRKHLLEYDDVMNRQRIYIYGIRNELLDKGNMSRTIVDFFDEVVENQVILYCEGNNVDAWEADSLNEWIQSLGITETIDPKQFKKESNPQLKIFEVVSKLVKELYEFKVSSIGEDVWRSIERNVFLDILDHRWKEHLYAMDHLKEGIWTVGYGEKNPLIEYKLQGFKMFDQLVENLKNEVVSFLLKIEVTESDRNQDESSPKEYKKIGEEQRAEVDMFGNEIKSNKSKPQVSSTTSSGGGSERKSSRRKK
- a CDS encoding cytochrome-c peroxidase; this encodes MSFTALLFSNQLKFNLLIFSILHLIFINCNFYQIEQKPDKFIRNLIVLNFASDYIYAAELQTLAREKIGILPDSVPGSERDTAAKLALGNKLFRDNKLSSNHVQSCITCHPIDGTAAGMDRQSTSRGTFGQIGKRNTPTILNVGFLPIIFWDGRRDTLYNQAIDPFINPLEMSLPSEAELLSRIQNDSSYTSFFANAFPESPSPSIHSIRLTLAAFERSLISKSKFDDFIEFNVQALNKAELDGLKIFLDVGCNRCHNQNLLGGSQFSQLDTVYQYNPNDLGRSEFTGNAEDNFFFKVPPLRNVALTPPYFHDGSVPTLKEAVRRMNYYKLNRTMIDSEIDLVTSFLKSLSDKTKAN